A region of Dioscorea cayenensis subsp. rotundata cultivar TDr96_F1 chromosome 5, TDr96_F1_v2_PseudoChromosome.rev07_lg8_w22 25.fasta, whole genome shotgun sequence DNA encodes the following proteins:
- the LOC120260021 gene encoding uncharacterized protein LOC120260021 encodes MANLLVGLTSLGVFDKVTLFPLLFLLATQNLSAILNHALYTNLLSSFDPNLPRNINHLMFADDLILVTKASRRSARNMLFCLNLYASISGQHPNLLKSAIYFPSWFNKRVSKSIASILGMKLGNFPFTYLGAPMSPSRLPARHFRPLIDNTVSVINNWNHTHISKAGHIILINSNIFALPVYFLSNFFLPDLIQDSISMLARSFLWDRNAGIVAFTPLGEEACSWAGWNHIWKFMVIPRVKVFLWKVAHGKLPNGAYLYNLNLRPVSICHFCRLHSETIEHLLWVIMASVAWLIWTSHCNFIFQQLEPNFQVMLGALAPPPRS; translated from the exons ATGGCAAACCTACTTGTTGGATTAACATCTCTAGGGGTGTTTGACAAGGTGACCCTATTTCCCCTGCTGTTCCTCTTAGCCACTCAAAACCTCTCTGCCATCCTCAACCATGCCCTTTATACAAATTTGTTGTCGAGTTTTGATCCTAACCTTCCTAGGAATATTAATCACCTTATGTTTGCTGATGATTTGATCCTGGTTACTAAAGCTTCTAGACGTTCTGCCAGGAACATGCTGTTCTGTCTCAACTTGTATGCTTCCATCTCTGGTCAACATCCCAACCTTCTCAAATCTGCTATTTACTTTCCAAGCTGGTTTAATAAGAGAGTTTCCAAATCTATTGCTTCAATTTTGGGCATGAAACTTGGAAATTTTCCTTTCACTTACTTGGGAGCTCCTATGTCTCCTTCTCGCCTCCCTGCTAGACATTTCCGACCTTTGATTGACAACACTGTCTCTGTCATTAATAATTGGAACCATACTCATATCTCTAAAGCTGGCCATATCATTCTCATTAACTCCAATATCTTTGCTCTTCCTGTCTACTTTCTCTCTAACTTTTTCCTCCCAGATCTGATCCAGGACTCCATTTCTATGCTTGCTCGGTCTTTTCTATGGGATAGGAATGCAGGAATTGTGGCTTTCACTCCATTG GGTGAGGAAGCTTGTAGTTGGGCTGGCTGGAATCATATTTGGAAGTTTATGGTTATCCCTCGGGTCAAGGTTTTCCTTTGGAAGGTTGCTCATGGCAAACTACCTAATGGTGCCTACCTTTATAATCTTAACCTGAGGCCTGTTTCTATCTGCCATTTCTGTCGGTTACACTCTGAAACTATTGAGCACCTCCTTTG GGTGATTATGGCTTCAGTTGCTTGGTTAATTTGGACCTCGCATTGCAACTTCATTTTCCAGCAACTTGAGCCTAACTTTCAG GTGATGCTGGGGGCTCTTGCTCCTCCCCCTAGAAGCTGA